A stretch of Plasmodium chabaudi chabaudi strain AS genome assembly, chromosome: 14 DNA encodes these proteins:
- a CDS encoding haloacid dehalogenase-like hydrolase, putative, whose translation MNFKLIQISLSLLLMCLCKAHSNEKKNNNGVMITKSNRLLSELENDGVGKAVYDDQSYYEALVVKDKNGKPVDKNDLKNNVKIVFSDLDGTLLNDHHKVSKLNLETLEKAKNKGIKIVIATGRPIYTANYLIGEDIKKNNLSLVPGIYLNGCTTYGPNGDIIIDNYIDKKLIMDIYNFSKENNLANRMVWYSSEKTYTFEMNEYIDQYMTLEPIIPDIIDEETLKDTKIYKILISLNEQNLPSVLKMYQDKFSDRISVTNPVKTYVELFHYNTNKFEGVKALCKHFDISLNDALAIGDGDNDIEMLKGVGTSIAVQNAASVTKESAKYVGPSNEDDAVHHAVRTFCDI comes from the exons atgaatttcaaattaatacaaattaGTTTATCTCTTCTTTTAATGTGCTTATGCAAAGCACACAGTAACGAG aaaaaaaataataatggagTTATGATTACAAAATCGAATCGATTGCTATCAGAACTCGAAAACGATGGAGTAGGAAAAGCAGTATATGACGATCAATCATATTATGAAGCGCTCGTtgtaaaagataaaaatgggAAGCCCGTcgataaaaatgatttaaaaaataatgtaaaaatcGTTTTTTCGGATTTAGATGGaacattattaaatgatCATCATAAAGTATccaaattaaatttagaaaCATTAGAAAaggcaaaaaataaaggaataaaaatagttattGCTACTGGTCGTCCAATATATACAgctaattatttaataggagaagatattaaaaaaaataatttaagttTAGTGCCcggaatatatttaaacgGTTGTACCACATATGGGCCTAATGGTGACATAATAattgataattatatagataaaaaattaataatggatatatataatttttcaaaggAAAACAATTTAGCTAATCGTATGGTTTGGTATAGTTCCgaaaaaacatatacatTTGAAATGaatgaatatattgatCAATATATGACTCTTGAACCCATAATACCTGATATTATTGATGAAGAAACATTAAAAGacacaaaaatatacaaaattttaattagcTTAAATGAACAAAACTTACCAAgtgtattaaaaatgtatcaAGATAAATTTTCTGATCGAATTTCTGTAACTAATCCAGTTAAAACATATGTAGAATTGTTTCattataatacaaataaatttgaagGTGTAAAGGCATTATGTAAACATTTCGATATAAGTTTAAATGATGCATTAGCTATAGGAGATGGTGACAACGATATAGAGATGTTAAAGGGCGTAGGAACTTCGATAGCAGTACAAAATGCTGCTAGTGTAACAAAGGAATCCGCAAAATATGTAGGTCCATCAAACGAAGATGATGCGGTACATCATGCAGTACGAACATTTTGcgatatttaa
- a CDS encoding fam-a protein, which yields MNKGYIKVVLALLSVAGYMQNLVFAIDSISNTNSSNENGKQQSPINPEEAKQAADVAADALNIARKNIENINDYKPYPVDNEEEVTYFKEVNKVYVGIINVTIPNPDSYVGIINMLWDVNGERSFDNAFIKGNVSKVYNENLVIRQQRYKNYLWGKHYNVVANKIEVSKDETAIVLASSDMKDHAKGDYRPYINPLVKSANSFKPEIDSEDVVINGVSIRMYAHLVAFFIKKEANCVKITHIASYEHMDPMNSDGPSIIKLTAAKLINIIKLKNIFKKK from the exons atgaataaaggATATATTAAGGTTGTTTTGGCGCTTTTAAGTGTCGCAGGCTATATGCAAAATTTAGTATTTGCAATTGATTCTATTTCAAACACCAATTC TTCAAATGAAAACGGTAAACAACAATCACCTATCAACCCTGAAGAAGCTAAACAAGCAGCAGATGTTGCGGCCGATGCTTTAAATATTGCACGAAAAAATATCgagaatataaatgattacAAACCATACCCTGTAGataatgaagaagaagttacatattttaaggAAGTAAACAAGGTTTACGTTGGAATTATTAATGTTACAATTCCCAACCCCGATAGT taTGTCGGTATAATAAACATGTTATGGGATGTCAATGGCGAAAGGTCCTTCGATAATGCATTCATTAAag GAAACGTTTCTAAAGTATACAATGAAAATTTAGTAATTAGACAACAACGTTACAAAAACTATTTATGGGGTAAACATTATAATGTAGTAGCCAATAAAATTGAA gTATCAAAAGACGAAACTGCAATAGTTTTGGCTTCATCAGATATGAAAGATCATGCTAAAGGGGATTATAGACCATATATAAATCCTCTCGTAAAAAGTGCAAACTCATTCAAACCTGAAATTGACTCTGAAGACGTTGTTATAAATGGAGTTTCAATAAGAATGTATGCTCACTTAGTagcatttttcattaaaaaggAAGCGAATTGCGTTAAAATTACCCATATTGCCTCT TATGAACATATGGATCCTATGAATTCCGACGGACCAtctattataaaattgacAGCCGCCaaacttataaatattatcaaactaaaaaatatttttaaaaaaaaataa
- a CDS encoding CIR protein — protein MNNLCGLINVIDTITSVNVNNSILFIGNNETIKECCTTNDTGKKEECDSYIKITNSAIIAVLNYFKNISVADGDDLEDDKIAEYAILWLNHKLNQYPEYGVSNLDDFHNTYIKDIKETTDIEGYNAYMDFIEKKQDMMNMDIKDMSKFYASLKSLCDMQTKIDANKSNCASYLEDSQKFVDEYEKLNENYDTKGVSYKKILSTLFNDYDRLRKKCNNFQSFPSMKITQSYVQDSDVTSSSSSIGRKLIPVFLAFAISVFLGIAYKYSLFGFDKRLQRKQLREKIKK, from the exons ATGAATAACCtg TGTGGATTAATTAACGTGATCGATACAATCACTTCTGTGAATGTGAACaattcaatattatttattggtAATAATGAGACAATCAAAGAATGTTGCACTACTAACGATACTGGGAAAAAGGAAGAATGCGAttcttatattaaaataactAACTCTGCTATTATAGCTGTgcttaattattttaaaaatattagtgTCGCTGATGGTGATGATTTAGAAGATGATAAAATTGCTGAATACGCTATTTTATGGTTAAATCATAAACTAAATCAATATCCGGAATATGGGGTCAGCAATCTAGATGATTTtcataatacatatataaaggaTATTAAGGAAACAACTGATATCGAAGGTTATAATGCTTATATGGattttatagaaaaaaaacaagatATGATGAATATGGATATCAAAGACATGTCTAAATTTTATGCCTCATTAAAATCATTATGTGACATGCAAACTAAAATTGATGCAAACAAGTCAAATTGCGCAAGCTATTTGGAAGATTCCCAAAAGTTTGTTgatgaatatgaaaaacttaatgaaaattatgatacTAAAGGCgtatcatataaaaaaatattgtctACTTTATTTAATGATTATGATAGATTAAGAAAGAAATGTAACAATTTTCAATCCTTTCCATCGATGAAAATAACACAAAGTTATGTACAAGATTCTGATGTTACATCATCAAGTTCGTCGATAGGAAGAAAATTAATTCCAGTTTTTTTGGCATTTGCAATATCCGTTTTCTTGGGAATTGCTTATAAg tatTCGTTGTTTGGATTTGATAAACGACTTCAAAGGAAACAGTTAAGagaaaagataaaaaaataa
- a CDS encoding fam-c protein: protein MNKRIFSLVCIVLYALLVVSIHCSEQKHDRSKESGLRSRIIRAIKQIKKSNKKNGIESKCEIQLNNNNNKNHKYDYYRYAGKVTVSKCWGCCGDKNAD from the exons atgaataaaaggATATTTAGCTTAGTTTGTATCGTTTTATATGCCCTTTTGGTTGTATCAATACATTGCTCTGAACAGAAA cATGATCGATCTAAGGAATCTGGCTTAAGAAGTAGAATCATTCGTGCTATcaaacaaataaagaaaagcaacaaaaaaaatggtatCGAATCTAAATGCGAAATCCAATTAAATaacaacaataataaaaatcataaatatgattattatCGTTACGCAGGTAAAGTAACGGTCAGTAAATGTTGGGGTTGTTGTGGTGATAAGAATGCTGATTAG
- a CDS encoding fam-a protein: MNKFYIQIVLLFLSVSVYLNNKALATEPAPENATKTKSKNSYPTSEEIYENNKHLLCANPEEALEVDELMEEAVTHLEKHATSKDDYKNLMGNPYCNLDVYEKKYHDDTIVLKFHYILHDPNKYNETIDEFWDPDCINFLDHPHTQRKIIRVYSPNLILIQQRYKRSRSDRQKYFYALVRKTQISEEKAIIVMTSANIIDHHPSKKSYKNTIIESANSFTTEVDSEDDIRKGKIKKTFVNIAGYLIEKNDNQVDITRIESIDENGSN; this comes from the exons atgaataaattttatattcaaattgttttattatttttaagcGTCTCAgtatatttgaataataaagCCCTTGCAACTGAGCCCGCTCCAGAAAATGCTACAAAAAccaaatcaaaaaatagttaTCCTAC TTCagaagaaatatatgaaaacaaCAAGCACTTATTATGTGCAAATCCCGAAGAAGCACTAGAAGTGGACGAACTAATGGAGGAAGCTGTAACGCATTTAGAAAAGCATGCTACAAGTAAAgatgattataaaaatctGATGGGAAATCCTTATTGTAATTTGGAtgtttatgaaaaaaaatatcacgACGATACAATAGTTCTCaaatttcattatatactCCATGATCCCAATAAG TATAATGAAACAATAGACGAGTTTTGGGATCCCGATTGTATCAATTTTCTCGATCATCCACATACTCAAA GAAAAATCATCCGTGTGTACAGTCCAAATTTAATACTGATACAACAGCGCTACAAACGTTCGCGTTCTGACCGtcagaaatatttttatgctttAGTCAGAAAAACTCAA aTATCCGAAGAAAAAGCTATAATTGTCATGACTTCAGCAAATATAATTGATCACCACCCTTCCAAGAAATCCTATAAAAACACAATAATAGAAAGCGCAAATTCATTCACAACTGAAGTTGATTCTGAAGATGATAttagaaaaggaaaaataaagaaaacgTTTGTTAACATAGCTGGATAccttattgaaaaaaatgacaaTCAGGTTGATATCACCCGTATCGAATCT attgatgaaaatggttccaattaa
- a CDS encoding fam-c protein, whose translation MNKRIFSLIYIAVYALLAVSIHCSEQKHDRSKTSGLRSRIIRAIKQIKRSSKKNDIEFKDKAQLNSNNNNPYPPLKQYNELYGDDALWGDCCCRDCCCCDCFGC comes from the exons atgaataaaaggATATTTagtttaatttatatcgCCGTGTATGCCCTTTTGGCTGTATCAATACATTGCTCGGAACAGAAA CATGATCGATCTAAGACATCTGGATTAAGAAGTAGGATCATTCGTGCTATCAAGCAAATAAAGAGAAgtagcaaaaaaaatgatatagaGTTTAAAGACAAAGCCCAATTAAAtagtaacaataataacCCTTATCCACCTCTTAAACAGtataatgaattatatgGAGATGATGCTCTTTGGGGTGATTGTTGTTGTCGTGATTGTTGTTGTTGTGATTGTTTTGGTTGTTAG
- a CDS encoding lysophospholipase, putative: protein MVMEGVELNNTELRNTKSNLDGNPNIGLLRNKNGLLLKTYAWIVKNSIGNVLLIHGLKAHTRLTFMKINLKMPNNNEGVIVDSDNYYIYKDSWIEKFNQNGYSVYALDLQGHGESQAWKNVRGDFSSFDDLVDDVIQYINQIQDESHNIVASKKKKLPMYLVGYSMGGTIALRTLQVLNEEKEDRIKARNSSNYKNSNTILDNSTNANQIDNNMTNSNDYGSDKPDANGNHIGRYNYLDKLNIKGCVSLSGMMILKTTWNAGNNAMKYLYLPVASFLSSITPNAMLPSDPDYKQFEYINNTYKYDKFRCPEETKFIYIYELIKASVTVNCHINYMPKDIPLLFVHSKDDSVCYYEGTISFHNKAKVKKKDLHIVDDMDHAITGAPGNEEILKKVINWISDLRMNDEDEK, encoded by the coding sequence ATGGTGATGGAAGGAGTTGAATTGAATAATACTGAATTAAGAAATACAAAATCCAATTTAGATGGAAATCCTAATATAGGTTTGTTacgtaataaaaatggtttgcttttaaaaacatacGCGTGGATCGTTAAAAATTCTATAGGGAATGTGTTGTTAATACATGGATTAAAAGCTCATACTCGATTAACTTTTATGAAaatcaatttaaaaatgccAAATAACAATGAAGGTGTAATAGTAGACAgtgataattattatatttacaaagaTAGTTGGattgaaaaatttaatcaAAATGGTTATTCAGTATATGCACTAGATTTGCAAGGACATGGCGAATCACAGGCATGGAAAAATGTAAGAGGCGATTTTAGTTCTTTCGACGATCTAGTTGATGATgtaatacaatatataaatcaaatTCAAGATGAATCTCATAATATAGTGGcatctaaaaaaaaaaaacttccTATGTATCTTGTTGGGTATTCGATGGGAGGAACTATTGCTTTAAGAACCTTACAAGtattaaatgaagaaaaagaagataGAATTAAGGCGAGGAATTCAAGtaactataaaaatagtaacaCCATTTTAGATAACTCTACTAATGCTAATCaaattgataataatatgactAATTCTAATGATTATGGTTCCGATAAGCCCGATGCTAATGGTAATCATATAGGACgctataattatttagataaattaaatattaaaggTTGCGTATCTTTATCTGGCATgatgatattaaaaacaaCATGGAATGCTGGAAACAATGCAATGAAGTATTTGTATTTACCTGTAGCAAGTTTCCTGTCTAGTATCACGCCTAATGCAATGCTTCCGTCTGATCCAGATTATAAACAGTtcgaatatattaataatacatataaatatgataaatttagATGTCCTGAAGagacaaaatttatatatatatatgaactTATAAAAGCATCGGTCACAGTGAATTGccatattaattatatgccAAAAGATAttcctttattatttgtacaTTCAAAAGATGATAGTGTTTGTTATTATGAAGGGACTATTTCGTTTCACAATAAAGcaaaagttaaaaaaaaagatttaCATATTGTTGATGATATGGATCATGCTATAACGGGAGCGCCAGGAAATGaagaaattttaaaaaaagttattaaTTGGATTTCTGATTTAAGAATGAATGATGAAgacgaaaaataa